From a region of the Streptomyces caniferus genome:
- a CDS encoding TetR/AcrR family transcriptional regulator, translating to MAEHAPAAADAAPATSTAAPGDPADAARPRRSAATRAAILAAARDRFAADGYERATIRAIAKDAEIDPSMVMRYYGNKAGLFAAASEIEVHAPDLSHVPRDEAGARLVRHFLERWECDETLTGMMRVGVTNEAGAQRMRGVFAEQIKPVLAAVCPVPEEAPTRAALIASQILGMALCRYVLHIPPAVDLGHDELVAWLAPTVQRYLTAEQP from the coding sequence ATGGCCGAACACGCTCCCGCTGCCGCCGATGCCGCGCCCGCCACTTCCACCGCGGCGCCCGGCGATCCGGCGGACGCCGCCCGCCCCCGCCGCTCCGCCGCGACCCGTGCCGCGATCCTGGCTGCCGCCCGGGACCGCTTCGCCGCGGACGGCTATGAGCGCGCCACGATCCGTGCCATCGCCAAGGACGCGGAGATCGACCCGTCGATGGTGATGCGCTACTACGGCAACAAGGCCGGGCTCTTCGCGGCCGCCTCCGAGATCGAGGTGCACGCTCCGGACCTCTCCCACGTACCGCGCGACGAGGCCGGCGCTCGGCTCGTACGCCACTTCCTGGAGCGCTGGGAGTGCGACGAGACGCTGACCGGCATGATGCGCGTCGGCGTCACCAACGAGGCGGGCGCGCAGCGGATGCGCGGCGTGTTCGCGGAGCAGATCAAGCCGGTCCTGGCCGCGGTCTGCCCGGTGCCCGAGGAGGCGCCGACCCGGGCCGCGCTGATCGCCTCCCAGATACTCGGCATGGCGCTGTGCCGCTATGTGCTGCACATCCCGCCGGCCGTCGACCTCGGCCACGACGAGCTCGTCGCCTGGCTGGCCCCCACCGTCCAGCGCTATCTGACGGCCGAACAGCCCTGA
- a CDS encoding helix-turn-helix domain-containing protein, with translation MAAPRRDTRGIVDAPGLFTRVQFRRRTPAVPLRPYVEHYWLIDWDLSEPYATHVVPHPCVNLVFQRYADRPGFGEVAGVGRDLFAQKLAGRGRVCGVQFRPGGFRPFTPERPATDWTDRRLPLATAFGTGDAAAAVVEPDDEDARVAALDAFLLPHLRGGPRVLAQAGLAMGLADRIRTDRTIRRVADFARAEGLSVRALQRLFAGYVGVSPKWVLLRYRVHEALERAASDADVDWAALAAELGYSDQAHLIREVTDTVGVPPTTYIR, from the coding sequence ATGGCCGCTCCACGGCGCGATACCCGGGGCATCGTCGACGCCCCCGGACTCTTCACGCGGGTGCAGTTCCGCCGCCGCACCCCCGCCGTGCCGCTGCGCCCCTATGTCGAGCACTACTGGCTGATCGACTGGGATCTGTCCGAGCCGTACGCCACGCATGTCGTTCCGCACCCGTGCGTGAACCTCGTCTTCCAGCGGTACGCCGACCGGCCCGGCTTCGGCGAGGTCGCGGGCGTCGGACGGGATCTGTTCGCACAGAAGCTGGCGGGGCGCGGGCGGGTGTGCGGGGTGCAGTTCCGGCCGGGCGGGTTCCGGCCGTTCACCCCGGAACGGCCCGCCACGGACTGGACGGACCGCCGGCTGCCGCTGGCGACGGCGTTCGGGACCGGCGACGCCGCGGCCGCAGTAGTGGAGCCGGACGACGAGGACGCCCGGGTGGCCGCGCTCGACGCCTTCCTGCTCCCGCATCTGCGGGGCGGGCCCCGGGTCCTCGCCCAGGCGGGCCTCGCCATGGGGCTGGCCGACCGGATCCGCACGGACCGGACGATCCGCCGGGTCGCGGACTTCGCGCGGGCCGAGGGCCTGTCCGTACGGGCCCTGCAGCGGCTGTTCGCCGGGTACGTCGGGGTCAGCCCCAAGTGGGTGCTGCTGCGCTACCGGGTGCACGAGGCCCTGGAGCGCGCCGCGTCCGACGCGGATGTCGACTGGGCCGCGCTCGCCGCCGAGCTGGGCTACAGCGATCAGGCGCATCTGATCCGCGAGGTCACCGACACCGTCGGGGTCCCGCCGACCACATACATCCGCTGA